The Paenibacillus sp. FSL R7-0345 DNA segment TTTTTGACAACCTTTTTACATTCCTAATTTTCAATATAGCTTTCCATGCTCGCGAAGTATAAATTTGGCTTAGTTGCTTGTCCTTCTCTGCACACAACTCAAGAAGGTATTTAGAATTATTTTCCTTTTTATCCATTTCTTCCATTGTTTTTTTCTTATCTTCATTAAATTCAAGTTGTAACATTTTAATTTCATTGCTAAGTTGAGATACTTGAGCCCCTAATTCATTCGACATTAGAGTGGCTTCATTAATTTCCTGCTGTAAAGCTTGATTTCTTAGAACATATTCATTTACACTTTTAGATAATTCGTTTATTGTTTCTGTGCTTTTTTCAATACCAGCCTTAGTTTCTTTATTTACTTCTATTAAATAACGAATATTCTTTTCTTTATTAACTATTTCTTTTCCCGAATACATATATCCTGAGAAAAGGTATTCTGAAATTATTTTATATGAATCTTGTTTAACAATAACTATATGCTGAATGCCAGTATATATATTTATTATTTGATCTACAATAACCTGAATATCATGATACTTTTCAATTAATTCCAAATTCTGTTGCACAGTATCTTCAATATAAGCCTCTTTAATTCTCTCCACTATTTCCACTGGAGTAAAATCCCTCTTAAAGGCACGACCTGAAAAATTATTTTTTCTTATTTCATAATAATTGTTACTCGTAACAATATCATCTCCACCGTTATAATCAAAAACGAGTGGAATTCGTCCACAACTCATAGCTTCCAGGATCCCTCTACCTAAGGAGACGACAATGTCTGCATCAAGAATCTTATCTTCTACATTCCAAAGGTTACGAACTGATTGGCCGATTATTTCTAATTTCAAATTCATTTCAGAAGCAACTTCTAATAATACTTCTTCAACTTTTGGAGTAAAGCGGTTGGAAAGGAGCAGTAAATTTCGAGGGATTTTATTAATAGGACTCTTTGGATAAAAACGTTTTCTATCAATTCCATTCCTCACTATTTCAATGAGACTTTCAGGGATATTCCAATTAGTTATTAAACTGCTCTTGACCTCTTCGCTAACAGCTATATATTTTACGACTGAGGGAACTAGGATCGGTTGTTCCTGCCAAGGGATAATTCCATTAGCCGTAAACACCATTGGTACTAAAGGGTATCTTATATAGGCAAGGATAGCCTCCATCTGATGCTGAGCATGTATAATCTCTATATCATCAGGTAGTTCCATCAGGTTATCGACTACTACAACACCTAAATCAATGAATCTACCTGCTATATCGCCAATTCTAGACGTATATAAAAAAACTTGATGATTTCTAGAAATTAATTCTTTTAGTATTGTATAAGTCAATGTTTCTGTGCCACCTGAATACTGTAAATCAGCAATAGTAAATAATATTTTCATTAAACTCTCTCTCCTAGTCTAAGGACTGATATTTATTGCGTTTTCAAACAAAACAGTTCCCCATTCGTATAGAGGCATATCAAAATCAGATTTAACATGAATTGCTTTTCCTCTACGCTTTATCCATTTAGCTCCATACGGTTCGAATGGAAAATGATTAATATAATATTCGCAGGTTTCTTCCCAGTGTTGTATAGAAAGCGATTTTCCATAGTGTTGGCAATAGAACCGAGTTATGATTTTTTCGTTTGAGGTATATACTGGCTCTCTTGAATCCAAACCACGGAATTTTATATTCTCATTTAATCGCCACATCATAATTATATCTCTTCTTTCCGGTCCAAAAAAACGTCTAAAATTTAGTAGCTTCTTTCCGGAAGTTATAGGCTCATAATCATTTTGAGTCAAGTAGGCATCGAACAACTGTATTTTCACAATATCAACATCAATCGCCTCGTCACTATCTATGAACCCTTTAATGTCGCCTATATAGCGCTCATCTGCATCTGCGCAAAACACCCATTCAGGCTGATATGTCGAAGCCAAGTGAAGCAACTTATTTCTGTGTTCAGTTTCACAACTAATCCGTTCACTCGGTTTGGTCTTCCACTTATAGTTTCTAACAACAGCCAAAACTTTAGGATGATCTTTTAATATGTTAAAAGAACCATCGGTGCTCGCATCATCATAACAGACAATTCCATCTGCAAACATGCTTAACGAATCTAGAGTATCTTTAAGTATAAGGGCTTCGTTTCTAATTCTAATTATCGCTATTATTCTCACAACACCTAAATCACGTCTATAAGTAAAAAGCCTCTCATTATCTACCGTTAGATTAGACTCATTTAATAATCCCATTGGTGTTTACTCCTAAACATTCCATCAGCAATAGGAATCCCATTTTTGTTTCTTTTTGCTTCAACAGAAAATTTCGCCACGTAATCTTTTCGATCATATGGGAACATGGATAGTTCATCTGAAATACTAACAGTCACATAATATTTACCTCTAACAAAATCATTATTCGGAATAGTTAAAACAATTTTTTTATGGGTCGCTTCAAAATAGATGTCATCACGCACTGTATTATATAATGTAACAACAGCACCCGATGTATTATGAATAATAACACCTATACCATAATTGATAATATTCTCAACAAATTCTAGTTCAATAGAAACAGTAATATCGTCGTCAATAAAGTATTGATCTTTATTAACTTTAACATCTTTAATTATAATTTTGTTATTTGAAGTGTCGGGTTTAGCGTTATCGACGGTAAAGAGTTCCTCCTTCTGTTCATTTATATAAT contains these protein-coding regions:
- a CDS encoding glycosyltransferase family 2 protein, with product MGLLNESNLTVDNERLFTYRRDLGVVRIIAIIRIRNEALILKDTLDSLSMFADGIVCYDDASTDGSFNILKDHPKVLAVVRNYKWKTKPSERISCETEHRNKLLHLASTYQPEWVFCADADERYIGDIKGFIDSDEAIDVDIVKIQLFDAYLTQNDYEPITSGKKLLNFRRFFGPERRDIIMMWRLNENIKFRGLDSREPVYTSNEKIITRFYCQHYGKSLSIQHWEETCEYYINHFPFEPYGAKWIKRRGKAIHVKSDFDMPLYEWGTVLFENAINISP